In a genomic window of Nitrospira sp. ND1:
- the aroQ gene encoding type II 3-dehydroquinate dehydratase: MRLLVLHGPNLNLLGTREPSVYGQASLPDIDKSIVRRAGERGIAVQTKQTNVEGELVTWIQNARGHFDGIIINPAAYTHTSIAIRDAIAAVALPTVEVHLSNIHQREEFRHHSFIAGVALGQISGFGPTGYLLALDALAAHLEAVSKASRPRTAPKNKPTASRR, encoded by the coding sequence CTGCGGCTGCTAGTGCTTCATGGTCCCAATCTCAATCTCCTGGGAACGCGAGAGCCATCCGTCTACGGACAGGCGTCCTTGCCCGACATCGACAAGTCGATTGTCCGTCGCGCAGGCGAGCGGGGGATTGCGGTGCAGACCAAACAGACGAATGTAGAAGGGGAACTGGTCACCTGGATTCAGAACGCCAGGGGCCATTTCGACGGCATCATCATCAATCCGGCCGCGTATACCCATACCAGCATCGCGATTCGCGATGCGATCGCCGCCGTCGCCCTACCGACGGTCGAGGTGCATTTGTCGAACATCCATCAGCGGGAGGAGTTTCGCCATCACTCCTTCATCGCCGGCGTCGCCCTGGGACAGATTTCCGGATTCGGTCCCACCGGCTATCTGCTGGCGCTGGACGCATTGGCCGCGCACCTCGAGGCCGTCAGCAAGGCATCACGCCCTCGGACGGCCCCGAAGAATAAACCCACGGCTTCGCGCCGTTGA
- the efp gene encoding elongation factor P, whose protein sequence is MISTAEFRNGSPLMVEGQPFYIVEFQHVKPGKGGAFVRTKLKSYLSGNVLDRTFRSGEKFDTPQIEECDMQFLYATNDSYTFMDTETYEQSTYEKSQLGSNADLLKENMIAKILIYEHRPITVLLPNFIELKVVDGEPGVRGDTASGGNKPVIVETGATIKVPLYLEIGETIRIDTRTREFVERVR, encoded by the coding sequence GTGATTTCGACCGCAGAGTTTCGGAACGGCAGCCCGTTAATGGTAGAAGGTCAACCCTTTTATATCGTGGAATTTCAGCACGTCAAACCCGGCAAGGGCGGGGCATTCGTCCGGACGAAGCTGAAGAGTTATCTCTCAGGCAACGTCCTCGACAGGACCTTTCGTTCCGGAGAAAAATTCGACACACCCCAGATCGAAGAATGCGACATGCAATTCCTGTATGCCACGAACGATTCCTACACGTTCATGGATACGGAGACGTATGAGCAGTCGACCTATGAGAAGAGCCAGTTGGGAAGCAACGCCGATCTGCTCAAAGAAAACATGATCGCCAAGATCCTGATCTACGAGCACCGGCCGATTACGGTCCTGCTGCCGAACTTCATCGAACTCAAAGTGGTCGACGGTGAACCGGGCGTGCGCGGCGATACGGCCTCGGGCGGCAATAAGCCGGTGATCGTCGAGACCGGTGCCACGATCAAGGTGCCGCTCTACCTGGAAATCGGAGAAACGATCCGCATCGATACGAGAACCCGTGAATTTGTGGAGCGCGTGCGTTGA
- the accB gene encoding acetyl-CoA carboxylase biotin carboxyl carrier protein: MSSSGKKTGKGRGAGKPIVLPSAFAPRSTAAETLLSPDQAAQIQQLADLLKRNHLTELEIERSGVRIRIRHEPVIRTTTAQTVETATNQSTSTGATPAAQTRPPAETDGQVTITSPIVGTFYRSPSPDADPYVEEGDYVRKGQVLCIVEAMKLMNEIESEADGRITKILAESTKPVEYGQPLFLIDPNATP; this comes from the coding sequence TTGAGCTCATCAGGTAAAAAGACAGGAAAAGGCCGGGGGGCCGGGAAGCCGATCGTCCTGCCGAGCGCCTTTGCGCCTCGATCAACGGCCGCTGAGACACTGCTCTCTCCGGACCAGGCCGCGCAGATTCAACAGTTGGCCGACCTGCTCAAGCGCAACCATCTGACCGAGTTGGAAATCGAGCGCAGCGGAGTCCGTATCCGCATCAGACATGAGCCGGTAATCCGGACCACGACGGCCCAGACGGTGGAGACCGCCACGAACCAGTCGACCTCCACCGGAGCGACGCCGGCGGCGCAGACCCGTCCACCCGCAGAAACGGATGGCCAGGTCACGATTACGTCTCCTATCGTCGGCACCTTCTATCGCTCGCCCTCACCGGATGCAGACCCATATGTGGAAGAGGGGGATTACGTGAGGAAGGGCCAAGTGCTCTGTATCGTCGAAGCCATGAAGCTTATGAACGAAATCGAGTCCGAGGCCGACGGACGGATCACGAAAATACTGGCGGAGAGTACCAAGCCTGTCGAGTACGGACAACCTCTCTTCTTGATAGACCCCAACGCCACGCCCTAG
- the accC gene encoding acetyl-CoA carboxylase biotin carboxylase subunit translates to MFKKVLVANRGEIALRVIRACKELGIKTVAIHSEADAASLHVRAADEHVCVGPPEAALSYRNIPNVLSAAEVTGADAIHPGYGFLSENAHFAEVCESIGVKFIGPTSENIALMGDKSKAREVVAKKGLPVTPGSPGELRSEQDAQEAAKTIGFPVIIKASAGGGGRGMRVVNKPEELARAFQAAQAEAKSTFGHDGVYLERYFLEPRHIEVQIVADNRGHVVHLGERDCSIQRRHQKLVEETPSPAIDEGLRREIGRVAVQAVKAIRYCNVGTVEFLLDKDRNFFFMEVNTRIQVEHPITEMVTGIDLVKEQIRIASGMPLSFKQPDIKLNGHSFECRINAEDPEKFTPCPGQITKYSAPGGFGVRVDSAMEPNAVVVPYYDSLIAKLITHGRDRQEAMARMRRALDEFVIEGIKTTIPLHRKIFNDPDFQKGHVSTTFLDRFLAGQSS, encoded by the coding sequence GTGTTTAAGAAAGTGTTGGTTGCCAATCGTGGAGAAATCGCCCTTCGGGTGATCCGCGCCTGCAAAGAGCTCGGCATCAAAACCGTTGCGATCCACTCCGAAGCCGATGCCGCAAGCTTGCACGTGCGGGCTGCGGACGAGCACGTCTGCGTCGGACCGCCGGAAGCCGCCCTCAGTTACCGCAATATCCCCAACGTGCTGAGCGCAGCCGAAGTCACCGGGGCCGATGCCATTCACCCCGGCTATGGATTCCTCTCAGAGAACGCGCACTTCGCGGAAGTCTGCGAATCGATCGGCGTCAAATTCATCGGCCCGACATCCGAAAACATCGCGCTGATGGGCGACAAATCAAAGGCACGGGAAGTGGTCGCCAAGAAAGGCCTCCCGGTCACCCCCGGCAGCCCCGGCGAACTCCGGAGCGAACAGGATGCGCAAGAGGCCGCCAAGACCATCGGCTTCCCCGTGATCATCAAGGCCTCGGCCGGAGGCGGCGGACGGGGCATGCGCGTGGTGAACAAACCGGAGGAGCTCGCGCGAGCGTTTCAAGCGGCGCAAGCCGAGGCGAAATCCACCTTCGGCCACGACGGCGTCTATCTCGAGCGCTACTTCCTCGAACCGCGCCACATTGAAGTACAAATCGTGGCCGACAATCGGGGCCATGTGGTCCACCTCGGCGAGCGTGATTGCTCCATTCAACGACGTCACCAAAAGTTGGTGGAAGAAACCCCGTCGCCTGCCATCGATGAAGGATTACGGCGCGAAATCGGCCGGGTGGCCGTCCAGGCCGTGAAAGCCATTCGCTATTGCAACGTCGGCACAGTGGAGTTTCTCCTCGACAAGGATCGCAACTTCTTTTTCATGGAAGTGAACACCCGCATCCAGGTCGAACACCCCATCACGGAAATGGTGACCGGGATCGACCTCGTGAAAGAACAGATCCGGATTGCCTCGGGCATGCCCCTCTCGTTCAAGCAGCCGGACATCAAGTTGAACGGTCACAGCTTCGAGTGCCGGATCAATGCCGAAGACCCGGAAAAGTTCACGCCCTGTCCAGGGCAGATCACCAAATATTCCGCCCCTGGCGGCTTTGGCGTGCGCGTCGATTCCGCGATGGAACCGAATGCCGTGGTCGTCCCGTACTACGACAGCCTGATCGCCAAATTGATCACGCACGGACGTGATCGCCAGGAAGCCATGGCCCGCATGCGCCGCGCACTCGATGAATTTGTCATCGAAGGCATCAAGACGACGATCCCGCTCCATCGGAAAATTTTCAACGATCCCGATTTCCAGAAGGGACACGTCTCCACGACGTTCCTCGACCGCTTTCTTGCCGGCCAGTCCTCGTAA
- the thiE gene encoding thiamine phosphate synthase: MLDPTVRPDRPLPDLLREAAAHGVRLFQYRDKQVTMRDAYAKALALRQAATDAGALLIVNDRCDLAMAVNADGVHLGQDDLPISYARRLMGPGKIIGLSTHNAAQVREAVTAQPDYVGFGPIFSTSTKADHDPVVGLEGLRAARALTTLPMFAIGGITAESVGEIMAAGADGVAVISAILKAPDLGAAIRTFQQHLPTPDSQAP; encoded by the coding sequence GTGCTCGACCCCACGGTCCGGCCGGACCGCCCGCTGCCCGATCTCCTGCGCGAAGCAGCCGCGCACGGTGTCCGGCTCTTTCAATATCGAGACAAGCAGGTCACGATGAGAGACGCCTATGCGAAGGCGCTCGCGCTGCGTCAGGCCGCAACCGACGCCGGCGCCCTCTTGATCGTCAACGATCGTTGCGATTTGGCGATGGCCGTGAACGCGGACGGGGTGCACCTGGGGCAGGACGACCTTCCCATCTCCTACGCCAGACGCCTCATGGGGCCGGGAAAAATCATCGGACTCTCGACGCACAATGCAGCTCAGGTGCGCGAAGCCGTCACCGCACAACCCGACTACGTGGGGTTCGGCCCGATCTTCAGTACGTCCACAAAAGCGGATCACGACCCGGTGGTCGGTCTGGAAGGATTACGCGCGGCGCGCGCGTTGACCACGCTGCCGATGTTTGCGATCGGCGGCATTACGGCTGAGTCGGTTGGTGAAATTATGGCGGCAGGGGCGGATGGCGTGGCGGTGATCTCTGCGATCCTCAAGGCTCCGGACCTCGGCGCGGCGATCCGGACATTCCAACAGCATTTGCCCACACCAGATTCGCAAGCGCCCTGA
- the bioD gene encoding dethiobiotin synthase — MGNGIFVTGTDTGVGKTLVSSALVRRLVQTGRSVGVMKPVETGVLPEQLSESDAGRLMAAAGVSDGIDEVSPYRFPAPLAPFAAASAQGSVIEMQEIMRRYERLAARDSCVVVEGAGGLLVPMGKDWDMRDLIGRIGLPVVLVGRAGLGGINHALLTLEGLRQRHCAVMAVVLNETALSTTPAQQEQSASTVALLRERAGVPVLGPLPYQPQLGADWSGAVEALAQSSLIRALANLVWANAVGMSGSPRRGPEP, encoded by the coding sequence ATGGGTAACGGGATATTTGTCACCGGTACGGATACCGGCGTTGGAAAGACCCTCGTGTCCTCCGCATTGGTCCGGAGGCTGGTCCAGACTGGCCGCTCTGTCGGGGTGATGAAGCCGGTCGAAACCGGGGTGCTTCCCGAGCAACTGAGTGAGAGCGACGCGGGGCGACTCATGGCTGCGGCGGGAGTATCCGATGGGATCGATGAGGTGTCTCCCTACCGGTTCCCCGCGCCGCTCGCCCCCTTTGCCGCCGCATCCGCGCAAGGAAGTGTAATCGAGATGCAGGAGATCATGAGACGCTACGAACGGCTTGCGGCCCGGGACTCTTGTGTTGTGGTTGAAGGCGCCGGTGGTCTGCTCGTGCCGATGGGGAAGGATTGGGATATGCGCGACTTGATCGGCCGGATCGGGCTGCCCGTCGTACTTGTGGGGCGGGCCGGGTTAGGTGGGATCAATCATGCGCTGCTGACGCTGGAGGGCCTTCGGCAACGTCACTGTGCGGTGATGGCTGTCGTGTTGAACGAGACGGCGTTGTCCACCACCCCCGCGCAGCAGGAGCAGTCTGCGTCTACGGTCGCGCTGTTGCGGGAGCGAGCCGGTGTTCCGGTGTTGGGTCCGCTGCCCTATCAGCCACAACTTGGCGCTGATTGGTCCGGCGCCGTCGAGGCGCTGGCACAGAGCAGCCTGATCAGGGCGCTTGCGAATCTGGTGTGGGCAAATGCTGTTGGAATGTCCGGATCGCCGCGCCGAGGTCCGGAGCCTTGA
- a CDS encoding SDR family NAD(P)-dependent oxidoreductase — protein sequence MSAFPPAAQDVRERRTVLVTGGSGGIGRALCLAFAHAGYWVGVHYFRQRPAAEQTLALLSQAGGQGALYQADVRSSLEVQAMLDAIRAQRGRLDTLLCNAGIASKHLVVTCPEEAWQQIIDTNLTGTYRCMTAAVNDMMPQGGGSIVVIGSFAGLQGTNGQAAYAASKAGLIGLVKTAAREWGPLNIRVNLVCPGWQQTRMAGDSLPTGDRLDDHVLGRVSNLADVSRTICQLAQLSDMSGQVWNLDSRIL from the coding sequence ATGTCCGCATTCCCTCCCGCAGCTCAAGATGTTCGTGAACGCCGGACGGTACTGGTGACCGGTGGGTCCGGCGGAATCGGTCGTGCGCTCTGTCTGGCCTTCGCCCATGCCGGGTATTGGGTGGGGGTGCATTACTTCCGCCAACGGCCGGCAGCCGAACAAACCCTCGCGCTGCTTTCGCAGGCCGGTGGTCAGGGTGCCCTCTACCAGGCGGATGTACGGTCGAGCCTTGAGGTCCAGGCGATGCTGGATGCGATCCGGGCGCAGCGCGGCCGGCTCGACACCCTGCTCTGTAATGCCGGCATCGCGTCGAAGCATCTGGTGGTGACCTGTCCGGAAGAAGCATGGCAACAGATCATCGACACGAATCTGACAGGCACCTATCGCTGCATGACCGCCGCGGTGAACGACATGATGCCGCAGGGCGGTGGGTCCATCGTCGTCATCGGGTCCTTTGCCGGATTGCAGGGAACGAACGGCCAAGCCGCCTATGCGGCGTCGAAGGCGGGGCTGATCGGCTTGGTGAAGACCGCGGCGCGGGAATGGGGACCGCTTAATATTCGCGTGAATCTGGTCTGTCCCGGCTGGCAGCAAACGCGCATGGCCGGTGACTCGCTTCCTACCGGTGATCGGCTCGACGACCATGTGCTGGGACGTGTCTCGAATCTGGCTGATGTAAGCAGGACGATTTGCCAACTTGCGCAGCTCTCCGATATGTCGGGGCAAGTGTGGAACCTGGACAGTCGCATTCTCTAG
- a CDS encoding proline dehydrogenase family protein yields MPLDPAPLEPRIRAIGEDLARRSGGRAPGLFDSRWWSQAAINLAMKDPAFKAQLFRFIDVLPSLHDDARVVQLAEEYFGVMSAHLFGAQWGLKALASTKLGASLSGKAIRHQVEQMATSFIAGASIEQAVPTLRKLWEDGRAFSVDLLGEASVSEREADAYRDRCLAALQALGEACPGWSPAPLLERDHLGPLPRVQLSIKISALYSQLDPIDPESSYRAVAARLRPLLNLAGTLPASVIFDMEQADTKELILSIFMRLFMEEPYRTFPHAGIALQAYRTDTYDDVQRLLTWSRERLVPVTIRLVKGAYWDSDAIRYRQRGWPMPLFERKTQTDVNYERLVRLLLEQSHVIRPAFGTHNLRSLAVVEAVAEALKLQSQAWEYQMIYGMAEPFQHAMSDRGRRLRLYAPVGELLPGMAYLVRRLLENTSNESFLRKEYVESQPLSLLLSPPDATLPSPPSPRAPEAGASSTVGSAHFVNEPAADFSRAEVRVAMAEAIDHVRKQLGQRLEVSKLNTPLPTGADLRSFNPSQPEQLVGIVQSYLPADVAGLVKVAESHADEWKHRAVAERVAVMRKAASLMREQRWELAAWEVFEEAKPWREADADVAEAVDFLEYYAGEMEQLDPPPRLGRYPGELNELFWSPRGVTVVIAPWNFPLAIPAGMVAAALVSGNPVLFKPSERASIMGYRLATILRQAGVPAGVLQYVPGGPDVGRELVTQASVATIAFTGSKDVGLGMVQAAAVQQPGQKFVKRVIAEMGGKNAIIVDDTADLDEAVTGVVQSCTGYAGQKCSACSRVILLDSIHDAFIQRLADAVMSLRIGAAEDPATQLGPVIDGRAQKRIRDYLEIGRREGRVVVDRSMEGPGHAVGPVVIAGIEPTHRLAQEEIFGPVLAVMRALSFEQALQLANGTAYALTGGLYSRSPRHIELARQAFDVGNLYINRSITGALVGRQPFGGHRLSGIGAKAGGEEYLKQFMVARVVSEQTLRRGFAPTL; encoded by the coding sequence ATGCCTCTCGACCCTGCCCCGCTCGAACCCCGTATCCGCGCGATTGGTGAAGACTTGGCCCGGCGTTCCGGCGGGCGGGCGCCCGGCCTGTTCGATTCGCGCTGGTGGTCGCAGGCGGCCATCAACCTGGCGATGAAAGATCCCGCGTTCAAGGCGCAACTGTTCCGGTTTATCGATGTCCTGCCCTCGTTGCACGACGATGCACGGGTCGTGCAGTTGGCCGAGGAATATTTCGGCGTGATGAGCGCACACCTCTTCGGTGCCCAATGGGGACTCAAGGCGCTTGCCTCCACCAAGCTCGGCGCATCGCTCAGTGGAAAGGCCATCCGGCATCAGGTGGAGCAGATGGCCACCAGTTTCATCGCCGGTGCGTCCATCGAGCAGGCCGTTCCGACGCTCCGTAAGTTATGGGAGGACGGGCGGGCTTTTTCGGTGGATCTACTGGGTGAAGCCAGTGTCAGCGAGCGAGAGGCGGATGCCTATCGTGATCGTTGCCTCGCGGCTTTGCAGGCCCTCGGTGAGGCCTGTCCCGGTTGGTCCCCTGCGCCGTTACTCGAACGGGATCATCTTGGTCCCCTGCCCCGCGTGCAATTGTCGATCAAGATTTCGGCCCTCTATTCACAGCTCGATCCCATCGATCCCGAATCCAGCTATCGCGCAGTCGCTGCCCGCCTGCGGCCGTTGTTGAATCTTGCCGGCACACTCCCCGCCTCGGTCATTTTCGATATGGAACAGGCGGACACCAAGGAGCTGATTCTTTCGATTTTCATGCGCCTGTTTATGGAAGAACCCTACCGAACGTTTCCCCATGCAGGGATTGCGCTGCAGGCCTATCGCACCGATACGTATGACGATGTCCAGCGGCTGTTGACTTGGAGCAGGGAGCGGCTGGTACCCGTCACGATCAGGCTCGTGAAGGGCGCTTATTGGGACTCCGACGCGATTCGTTATCGGCAACGTGGCTGGCCGATGCCGCTGTTCGAACGCAAGACACAGACGGATGTGAACTATGAGAGGCTCGTTCGATTGCTGCTGGAGCAGAGCCATGTGATCCGGCCGGCGTTCGGCACGCACAACCTTCGAAGTCTGGCTGTGGTCGAGGCGGTGGCCGAGGCGCTGAAGCTACAGTCTCAGGCCTGGGAATATCAGATGATCTACGGCATGGCCGAGCCGTTTCAGCATGCGATGAGTGATCGTGGCCGGCGGCTCCGGCTCTATGCTCCGGTCGGAGAACTCCTTCCCGGCATGGCCTATCTGGTGCGGCGGTTGTTGGAGAACACGTCGAACGAATCGTTCCTGCGGAAGGAATATGTGGAGTCGCAGCCTCTGTCTTTGTTGCTGTCTCCGCCCGATGCGACCCTCCCCTCGCCTCCTTCCCCGAGGGCGCCTGAGGCCGGCGCTTCTTCCACCGTGGGGAGCGCTCACTTTGTGAACGAACCGGCGGCGGATTTTTCACGAGCCGAAGTCCGGGTCGCCATGGCCGAGGCCATCGATCACGTGCGCAAACAATTGGGGCAGCGGCTTGAGGTCTCGAAGCTGAATACGCCTCTCCCGACGGGAGCGGATCTACGTTCCTTCAATCCCAGTCAGCCGGAACAACTGGTCGGCATCGTGCAGAGTTATCTGCCTGCCGACGTGGCTGGTCTCGTGAAGGTCGCTGAGTCTCATGCCGATGAATGGAAACATCGTGCGGTTGCGGAACGGGTCGCCGTGATGCGGAAGGCCGCTTCGTTGATGCGTGAGCAACGTTGGGAGTTGGCGGCCTGGGAAGTGTTCGAGGAGGCCAAGCCCTGGCGAGAGGCCGATGCCGATGTGGCCGAGGCGGTCGATTTTCTGGAGTACTACGCCGGAGAAATGGAACAGCTTGATCCGCCGCCCCGCTTGGGCCGGTATCCCGGTGAGTTGAACGAGTTGTTCTGGAGTCCGCGCGGAGTCACGGTTGTCATCGCGCCCTGGAATTTTCCGCTCGCCATTCCTGCCGGTATGGTCGCGGCGGCTCTGGTCTCCGGAAATCCGGTCTTGTTCAAACCGTCTGAGCGCGCGTCGATCATGGGCTATCGGCTCGCCACGATTCTGAGGCAGGCCGGGGTCCCGGCGGGCGTCCTGCAGTACGTGCCGGGTGGTCCCGACGTGGGGCGTGAACTGGTGACTCAGGCGTCTGTCGCGACGATTGCCTTTACCGGATCGAAGGATGTGGGATTGGGCATGGTGCAGGCCGCTGCGGTTCAACAACCGGGACAGAAGTTCGTCAAACGCGTCATCGCGGAGATGGGCGGCAAAAATGCCATCATCGTCGATGACACGGCGGATCTCGATGAAGCCGTGACCGGTGTGGTGCAATCGTGTACCGGTTATGCGGGACAGAAATGTTCCGCCTGTTCACGTGTGATCCTCTTAGATTCGATTCACGATGCGTTCATCCAACGACTGGCCGATGCGGTGATGAGTCTGCGCATCGGCGCGGCTGAGGATCCGGCGACCCAGCTCGGTCCGGTGATCGACGGACGGGCTCAGAAACGGATTCGGGACTATCTGGAGATCGGGCGACGCGAAGGCCGGGTGGTGGTCGATCGGTCGATGGAGGGCCCCGGTCATGCCGTGGGACCGGTGGTCATCGCAGGGATCGAGCCGACTCACCGGCTGGCACAGGAAGAAATTTTCGGCCCCGTGCTGGCCGTGATGCGGGCTTTATCGTTCGAACAGGCGCTCCAGCTCGCCAACGGCACCGCCTACGCCTTGACCGGGGGACTCTACTCGCGCAGTCCCCGGCATATCGAACTGGCGCGTCAGGCGTTCGATGTCGGCAACCTCTACATCAACCGTTCGATTACCGGCGCCCTGGTCGGTCGGCAACCGTTCGGCGGCCACCGGCTATCGGGTATAGGGGCGAAGGCCGGGGGCGAAGAGTACCTGAAACAATTCATGGTCGCGCGTGTCGTCAGCGAGCAGACGCTCCGGCGAGGATTCGCTCCGACCCTGTAG
- a CDS encoding fatty acid desaturase produces MADSTTQSVCWGTVALFTAITLLTFVGVPLFAYFYDYTLLDWVLLAVLYIVTGMGITVGYHRMITHRSFESHPWVKACLLVMGGWAVQNSALMWCADHIRHHAHTDEEADPYNASKGFWHSHVGWLFFDTPYREDRFAAKLRTDPMIMWQHRYYWVIVASGFLLPFALGYLNGGFTSGLGCFLLAGVLRTVLVLNSTFTINSLCHMVGTQPHGTQDSSRDSWLISFVSFGEGYHNYHHTYSHDYRNGSKWYNFDPSKWLIYSLSLFGLTYNLHRERT; encoded by the coding sequence ATGGCCGACTCGACCACACAATCCGTCTGCTGGGGCACCGTGGCCCTGTTCACTGCAATCACGCTGCTGACCTTCGTCGGCGTCCCGCTCTTCGCGTACTTCTATGACTACACCCTGCTCGATTGGGTCCTGCTCGCCGTCCTCTATATCGTGACCGGCATGGGGATCACGGTCGGCTATCACCGCATGATCACCCATCGCAGCTTCGAGAGTCATCCCTGGGTGAAAGCCTGCCTCCTGGTGATGGGAGGCTGGGCCGTGCAGAACTCCGCCCTCATGTGGTGCGCCGATCACATCCGCCACCATGCGCACACGGACGAAGAGGCCGATCCCTACAATGCGTCGAAGGGATTCTGGCACAGTCACGTCGGCTGGTTGTTTTTCGATACCCCGTATCGTGAGGACCGGTTTGCAGCGAAACTACGTACCGACCCGATGATCATGTGGCAACACCGGTATTACTGGGTGATCGTGGCCTCCGGCTTCCTGCTACCATTTGCGCTGGGATACCTGAACGGTGGCTTCACCAGCGGGCTGGGCTGTTTCCTCCTCGCCGGCGTCCTGCGAACCGTGCTGGTCCTGAACTCCACGTTTACGATCAACTCCCTCTGCCATATGGTCGGCACCCAACCCCACGGCACGCAGGACAGCAGCCGCGATAGTTGGTTGATCTCATTCGTCAGCTTCGGCGAGGGCTATCACAACTATCACCACACCTATTCGCACGACTATCGAAACGGATCGAAGTGGTACAACTTCGACCCCTCGAAATGGTTGATCTATTCGTTGTCGTTGTTTGGCCTGACGTATAACCTGCACAGGGAACGCACCTAG
- a CDS encoding Mrp/NBP35 family ATP-binding protein — MAEQQGGAPHQEEAAAKPNIIPGVKHVVAISSGKGGVGKSTVSVNLAVALALTGAKVGLLDADIYGPNIPMMMGVEKTPEQKDGKIAPAESHGVKLISMGFFVPEDTAVVWRGPMVHTAIQQLFRDVLWGELDYLLIDLPPGTGDAQLTLTQLVSLSGAVTVTTPQEVALHDVRKGMMMFQKVNVPLLGIVENMSFFLCGHCGERTEIFSHGGGERAAEKLGIPFLGRVPIDPAIRAGGDTGNPIVVAKPDSPQAQAFREIAAKLAAALQTGEAGAAKSRIASLLDKIKRPATGN, encoded by the coding sequence ATGGCAGAGCAACAAGGTGGCGCACCGCATCAAGAAGAGGCGGCCGCCAAGCCCAATATCATTCCCGGAGTCAAACACGTCGTCGCCATCAGCAGCGGCAAAGGCGGCGTCGGCAAATCCACGGTGTCGGTGAATCTGGCCGTGGCCCTCGCCCTCACCGGAGCCAAGGTCGGATTGCTGGATGCCGATATTTACGGCCCCAACATCCCGATGATGATGGGCGTCGAAAAAACACCCGAACAGAAAGACGGCAAGATCGCCCCGGCGGAGAGCCACGGCGTCAAACTGATCTCCATGGGATTTTTTGTGCCGGAAGATACCGCTGTCGTGTGGCGCGGACCGATGGTCCACACGGCCATTCAACAGCTCTTCCGGGATGTCCTGTGGGGCGAGTTGGATTATCTGCTGATCGACCTGCCGCCTGGAACCGGCGACGCGCAACTGACCCTGACCCAGTTGGTGTCCCTGTCGGGCGCCGTCACGGTGACGACCCCGCAGGAAGTGGCGCTGCACGATGTGCGCAAAGGCATGATGATGTTCCAGAAGGTCAACGTGCCCCTGCTCGGCATCGTCGAGAACATGAGCTTTTTCCTCTGCGGCCATTGCGGCGAACGCACCGAGATTTTCTCTCACGGCGGTGGAGAACGGGCTGCGGAGAAACTGGGCATTCCGTTTCTCGGACGGGTGCCCATCGATCCGGCCATTCGCGCCGGCGGCGATACCGGGAACCCGATCGTGGTCGCCAAGCCGGATTCACCGCAAGCTCAGGCGTTTCGCGAGATCGCCGCGAAACTTGCGGCAGCATTACAAACGGGCGAGGCAGGGGCGGCAAAGAGCCGGATCGCCAGTCTGTTAGACAAAATCAAACGGCCGGCGACGGGCAATTAA
- a CDS encoding Rieske 2Fe-2S domain-containing protein: MGELIRIAGTADVKPGAGMVAEVNGKAIAVFNVDGAFYAIDNTCVHRGGPLGEGDVEGDVVSCPWHNWQFNVKTGTCVNNPSAKVTAYEVTVEGTDIKVRL, encoded by the coding sequence ATGGGCGAGCTGATTAGAATCGCAGGAACCGCCGACGTGAAGCCGGGAGCCGGCATGGTGGCGGAAGTAAACGGTAAGGCCATCGCGGTGTTCAATGTGGACGGCGCCTTTTATGCCATCGACAATACCTGTGTCCACCGGGGCGGCCCGCTGGGCGAAGGGGATGTGGAAGGGGATGTGGTGTCCTGCCCCTGGCACAACTGGCAGTTCAACGTGAAAACCGGCACCTGCGTCAACAACCCCTCGGCGAAAGTGACCGCGTACGAAGTCACGGTCGAAGGCACCGACATTAAAGTCCGGCTGTGA